The Elaeis guineensis isolate ETL-2024a chromosome 13, EG11, whole genome shotgun sequence genome includes a region encoding these proteins:
- the LOC105055847 gene encoding serine carboxypeptidase-like 18: MAVAKEARKLSSSLAAPSILFVLLLTIYSCPSPVSALNTITHLPGFHGALPFYLETGYVKVDEVNDAQLFYYFIKSESKPEEDPLMVWLTGGPGCSAFSGLVYEIGPLKFDVAGYTEGLPTLVYHPYSWTKVCNIIFLDSPVGTGFSYSSVEKSYETGDTKAARQVHTFLRKWLIDHPEFLSNPLYIGGDSYSGIVVPVVAQEIAKGDRDGDELLYNLKGYIVGNPGTDAKFDNGAFVPYAHGMGLISDELYESTKKSCGGEYASPRNEQCANHLQSINECIEGINTGQILEPLCFFASPKPSIVAAYSRRLLKEDIKEFPLLKADLPLECRTYGYLLSYIWADNDTVREALNIHKGTVQQWQRCNYGLPYAHDVPSSLKFHLNLTSIGYRALVYSGDHDMIVPFVGTQAWIRSLNFSIVDDWRPWSADGQVAGFTRTYSNNLTFATVKGAGHTAPEYRPKECLVMLQRWLSDAPL; the protein is encoded by the exons ATGGCGGTAGCTAAGGAAGCTAGAAAGCTCTCTTCTTCCTTGGCGGCACCTTCTATACTTTTTGTGCTGCTGCTAACAATTTACTCATGTCCTTCTCCTGTCTCGGCTCTGAACACCATCACCCATCTTCCAGGATTTCATGGAGCCCTGCCCTTCTATTTGGAAACCGG ATACGTGAAGGTGGACGAAGTGAATGATGCGCAGCTTTTCTACTACTTCATAAAGTCTGAGAGCAAGCCAGAGGAGGACCCTTTAATGGTGTGGCTGACAGGAGGCCCGGGCTGCTCGGCGTTCTCAGGATTGGTGTATGAGATTG GCCCTCTAAAATTTGACGTTGCCGGCTATACCGAAGGCCTACCAACCTTGGTCTACCACCCATATTCTTGGACTAAG GTGTGCAACATCATCTTTCTCGATTCGCCGGTGGGAACTGGATTCTCCTATTCGAGTGTGGAGAAAAGCTACGAGACGGGAGACACCAAAGCGGCCCGACAAGTCCACACTTTCCTTAGAAAG TGGCTTATTGATCACCCGGAGTTCCTTTCCAATCCACTCTACATCGGTGGAGATTCCTATTCTGGTATTGTGGTGCCTGTTGTTGCTCAAGAAATAGCAAAAG GTGATCGAGATGGAGATGAACTGCTTTACAATCTCAAG GGTTATATAGTTGGCAACCCGGGAACAGATGCGAAGTTTGATAATGGGGCATTTGTCCCATATGCTCATGGGATGGGACTTATATCTGACGAACTTTATGAG TCAACCAAGAAAAGTTGTGGAGGAGAATATGCTAGTCCTAGAAATGAACAATGTGCAAATCATCTGCAGTCTATAAACGAG TGTATTGAGGGAATAAACACAGGCCAAATTTTGGAGCCGTTATGCTTTTTCGCGAGCCCAAAGCCCAGCATAGTTGCTGCATACAGCAGGAGATTGCTTAAAGAGGATATTAAAGAGTTTCCTTTATTAAAAGCTGACCTTCCTTTGGAGTGCAGA ACTTATGGATACTTGCTCTCCTATATCTGGGCAGACAATGATACTGTTAGAGAGGCTCTCAATATTCATAAG GGGACAGTGCAACAATGGCAGAGATGCAACTATGGCCTACCTTATGCACACGATGTCCCAAGTTCTTTAAAGTTTCATCTAAATCTGACCAGCATAGGTTACCGAGCGTTGGTATACAG TGGTGATCACGACATGATTGTACCCTTTGTGGGCACGCAAGCATGGATTAGGTCTCTCAACTTCTCCATCGTGGATGACTGGCGGCCATGGTCTGCAGATGGGCAAGTTGCAGG GTTCACAAGAACTTACTCAAATAACCTAACATTCGCAACGGTGAAG GGTGCGGGACACACGGCTCCAGAATACCGGCCAAAAGAGTGCTTGGTTATGCTTCAAAGGTGGCTATCTGATGCCCCTCTGTAA